The genomic window TAATTTTTATTATAGTCAAATAATAAAAATTTCTATTAGAAAAAAAATTTTAAAGAAGTTAACATCTATATACTATAAACACTTTACTGATCAAACATCAGGATCTGATATATCATTAATTATAAATCAAGTAGAAAATTTACAAAATTATTATAATCAATATATACCTCATTTTTTTACTACTAAAATAGTAATATTAATAATTTTAACTACTATATTTTATATTAGTTGGATTATAGATATAGTATTAATTATTGTTAGTATAATAGCATTTTTTTTTATAATATTAATTGGGAAAAAAGCAACTAAAAAAAATAAAAAAAATTTTAAAATATTATCTATTTTAAATGGATTATTTTTTGATAGATTAAAAGGCATAGAAACTATTAGATTATTTAATCTATCTATAATAGAAATAAAAAAAATTACTTTTTATATAGAAAAATATAGGCAAAAAAATATTGAAATATTAAAAATTATTTTTTTAACTTCAGCTATCTTAGAATTTTTTTCTTCTATTTCTTTAGCTTTTATTATTATGTATTTTAGTTTTACATATTTACATATCATAAATTTTGGTTTTTATAATAAAAATATTAAAATATTACATAGTTTTTTTATATTAATGTTAATTTCTGAATATTTTCAAAATTTTAGTAATTTAGGATTATTATATCATATAAAATCTAAAGCAATTGGTGCTGCTAATAATATTATAAAATTATTAAATAATAAAAAATATACTAATTTAAAAAATAAAAAAAAGATTTTCTTAAAAAAAATAAATAAATTAGTAATAAAAGCTAAAAATTTAGTTATTAAAGATAAAAACGGAAATATATTGATAGGTCCTATATCTTTTAAAATATTTTCTGGACAAAATATAGTTATTATTGGTCCAAATGGATGTGGAAAAACAACATTATTTAATGTATTTTTAGGTATATTACCTTATGATGGTTCATTTAAAATTAATAATATTGAATTTAAAGATATAGATTTATATAGTTGGTATAAACAAGTTTCATGTGTGAAACAAAACACTAAATTACCTGCTATAACAATCCGAAAAAATTTATTTTTTAAAAAAAAATTAAATAATAATAAAATACAAAAAATTATGAAAGAAATTGGTATAATAAATTTTTTAAAAAAATTACCTAGAGGAATAGATACATCTTTATATAAAGAAAATATATATTTATCAGTAGGTCAAATACAAAGAATTGCAATTGCTAGAGCGTTAATTAAAAATTATATAATATTATTATTAGATGAACCAATATCTAATATTGATATTAAAAGTCAATTTGATATTATTAAATCAATAAAACAAAATATCTCACCATTAAAAATTAGTATAACAATTACACATAAAATATATAACATTAATTATTATAATATAATTTGGTATATGAAAAATGGTAAGATTAAAAAAAATATTTTAAATCTTAAAAAAAAAATTTATTAAAATAAAGAATTTTCAAAATGTTTTATTTATTTTATTTTTTAAAAAATTATCAAAAATATATTAAAAAAATTTTTTTAGGAATTTTTTTATCTATAATAAATAATTTAATGAATTTATTTTTATCAATAATATCTGGATATTTATTATCTTCTACTTTTTTATTAAATATTCAAAATAATAATATATATTATAATTATATTATTCCTACAACTGTTATTAGATTTATTTCAATAATAAAAACTATTACTAAATATTTTGAAAAAATAGTTCAACATAATAATACTTTATATTTATTAAAAAATTTAAGGATTTTAATTTTAAAAAAAATTTTTCCCTTATATCCATCTAATTTAACTTTAATTGATAATATTGAAATCTTAAATATATTAATTTCAGATATTGAAACATTAGATTTTTTATATTTACAAATAATTACACCTTTTTTAATAATAAGTATTATTACTTTAATAATTTTAATATATTTAATTTTATTAAATAAAATTTTTTTTCTTATTTTATTTTTTAATATTATTATATTAATAATATTTTATTTTTTTTATTTTTATAAAAATGGTAAAATAATAGGAAAAAAAAATATAGATATAAAGAAAAAATATTATTATTTAGTAAATAATTTTTTATCGAATTGTATAGAATATAAAATTTTTGAAGGTATAAATTATATATCTAATAAAATTAATATTTTAGAATTAAAGTGGGAAAAAATACAATTAATAAAAAATAATTATAGTATTAATTCACAATTATTAATAAATATTATAACTGATATTAATATAATTATTATATTATTATATAATCACATATATATTGATAATGTAACATTACAATATAAAATTATAATATTTATATTATTTTTAATAACGTTTTCTAAAATATTATTCCCTTTAAGTAATATTTTTCAAAATATTCATGAAATTTTTTTTTCAGCTAAAAAAATTTTTAATATTATAAAACAAAAACCAATTATTTATTTTATAGATATAAACAAAAATCAAAATCAAAATAATATTAATTATTCTATGAATGTAAATATAAATAATTTATTTTTCTATTATAATAAAAAATATCCATATATTTTAAAAAATATATCTTTACATATAAAAAAAAAACAAAAAATAGCAATTACCGGATATAATGGAAGTGGAAAATCTACATTGTTTATGTTATTAACTCGAGCTTGGGATCCTGTGAAAGGAAACATTTATTTAAATAAATATAATTTAAAAAAATGGGATTTATGGTCATTAAGAAAAAATATAAGTGTATTACCTCAAAAAATATATTTATTTAGTGATACGTTAAAAAACAATATTTTATTAAATAATCAATATAATGTAGATATTAATCATAAATATTTAATAGAAATTTTAAAATTAGTAGGTTTAAAAAAATTATTAAATAAAAATTTAAATTTAAATCAATGGATGGGAGAAGGAGGTAGAATCCTTTCGGGAGGAGAATTAAAAAAATTAGGTATAGCAAGAATTATATTACATAATGGAAATTTAATTTTATTAGATGAACTTACAGAAGGATTAGATCAAAATTCATCTATTAAAATGATTAATTTAATTTTATCTATTTTTAAAAAAAAAACAGTTATATTTATCACACATAATATTGATATTATGAAAAGAATGGATTGTATTTATTTTATGTATAATGGTTTTTTAATTGAAAAAGGTACATATGATTATTTAATAAATAAAAAAGGATATTATTGGAATTATATAAAAAATAATATAAGATTATAATTATAATATTTTATAAATATAAGGTATAATAATGTCTAAAGAAGATAATATAGAAATGCAAGGTACAGTATTAAATACATTACCTAATACTATTTTTCATGTAAAATTAGAAAATGGACATATAATAACAGCTCATATTTCAGGTAAAATGAGAAAAAATTATATTCGTATTTTAACAGGAGATAAAGTTACTGTTGAATTAACACCTTATGATTTAGAAAAAGGTAGAATTATTTTTCGTAGTAGATAATTTAATATTAATTAAATAATCTTTTAAAAAATTTAAAATTTATATGAAATTATTAATTATTTAAAAAAATTAACTATTTATCAATATAATTTAAAAATTTTTTTGCATCTAATGCAGCCATACATCCTGTAGCTGCTGACGTGATTGCCTGTCTATAATTATTATCCATAACATCACCAGCAGCAAAAATTCCAGTAATATTTGTTTCTGTAAAGTTTAATTTTTTAAATTTATTTTTATTAGTTAATATATAACCATTTTTATCTAAATTTAATATTTTTTGAAATAAAATACTATTAGGTATAGTCCCAATTAATATAAATATACCATATACTGGTATAATTTTAATATTTCTATTATTTAAAGAGGAAATTTTTATTCCCGTTACTCCAACATCATTACCTAATATTTCTTTA from Enterobacteriaceae endosymbiont of Donacia simplex includes these protein-coding regions:
- a CDS encoding ABC transporter transmembrane domain-containing protein, which encodes MKTTYTEKEIILWLKKQSFFAKNFLKISYLLNFINICILIIQNWILSKQIQTFFLKENKNKIFYYYIILFLCYIIKIFINIIINKINFYYSQIIKISIRKKILKKLTSIYYKHFTDQTSGSDISLIINQVENLQNYYNQYIPHFFTTKIVILIILTTIFYISWIIDIVLIIVSIIAFFFIILIGKKATKKNKKNFKILSILNGLFFDRLKGIETIRLFNLSIIEIKKITFYIEKYRQKNIEILKIIFLTSAILEFFSSISLAFIIMYFSFTYLHIINFGFYNKNIKILHSFFILMLISEYFQNFSNLGLLYHIKSKAIGAANNIIKLLNNKKYTNLKNKKKIFLKKINKLVIKAKNLVIKDKNGNILIGPISFKIFSGQNIVIIGPNGCGKTTLFNVFLGILPYDGSFKINNIEFKDIDLYSWYKQVSCVKQNTKLPAITIRKNLFFKKKLNNNKIQKIMKEIGIINFLKKLPRGIDTSLYKENIYLSVGQIQRIAIARALIKNYIILLLDEPISNIDIKSQFDIIKSIKQNISPLKISITITHKIYNINYYNIIWYMKNGKIKKNILNLKKKIY
- a CDS encoding ATP-binding cassette domain-containing protein, yielding MFYLFYFLKNYQKYIKKIFLGIFLSIINNLMNLFLSIISGYLLSSTFLLNIQNNNIYYNYIIPTTVIRFISIIKTITKYFEKIVQHNNTLYLLKNLRILILKKIFPLYPSNLTLIDNIEILNILISDIETLDFLYLQIITPFLIISIITLIILIYLILLNKIFFLILFFNIIILIIFYFFYFYKNGKIIGKKNIDIKKKYYYLVNNFLSNCIEYKIFEGINYISNKINILELKWEKIQLIKNNYSINSQLLINIITDINIIIILLYNHIYIDNVTLQYKIIIFILFLITFSKILFPLSNIFQNIHEIFFSAKKIFNIIKQKPIIYFIDINKNQNQNNINYSMNVNINNLFFYYNKKYPYILKNISLHIKKKQKIAITGYNGSGKSTLFMLLTRAWDPVKGNIYLNKYNLKKWDLWSLRKNISVLPQKIYLFSDTLKNNILLNNQYNVDINHKYLIEILKLVGLKKLLNKNLNLNQWMGEGGRILSGGELKKLGIARIILHNGNLILLDELTEGLDQNSSIKMINLILSIFKKKTVIFITHNIDIMKRMDCIYFMYNGFLIEKGTYDYLINKKGYYWNYIKNNIRL
- the infA gene encoding translation initiation factor IF-1, encoding MSKEDNIEMQGTVLNTLPNTIFHVKLENGHIITAHISGKMRKNYIRILTGDKVTVELTPYDLEKGRIIFRSR